The proteins below come from a single Megalops cyprinoides isolate fMegCyp1 chromosome 5, fMegCyp1.pri, whole genome shotgun sequence genomic window:
- the LOC118777702 gene encoding NXPE family member 2-like → MTVDDVMSSLWRNFPTATNFTSFQSSSSARHSVARLEQPGAQFCVGDTLNVLVEMRDYRGRPKAYGGDFILARIHSPKLQASASGDVTDFRNGSYRVHFTLFWPGEVQVSVLLIHPSEAVQVLWRTAKQNYNKVAYTGTFVNGSKTEKSLCGLRLNTDKPLCEYKDEKEEEYFACIQPPTLSCSSLNTMTSYNTPGPSLTKEETQLLAQWTSSFCQTGSFLNEDAINSCLMGKRLYLKGDSTTRQWIEYLEKNLKGLTYIKPVDPFSSELAVDAHRSITVQWKNHGHPWITHHSNQVNKCPYISRGLDTLDLGGDGQDIVVIGIGQHFRAFPLEFFIHRLLNIRRAILRLQARSPQTQVFIKLENNREFSSVILRLSDWYGHMQNLAQRKVFGDLKVGLVDAWDMSVAANTFAIHPNKIVVSNEVAVALSYLCHDL, encoded by the exons ATGACAGTGGATGATGTAATGTCATCCCTGTGGAGGAATTTCCCAACAGCCACCAACTTCACTTCTTTCCAGAGCTCTTCCAGTGCCCGACACAGTGTGGCCAGACTGGAGCAGCCCGGGGCCCAGTTCTGTGTGGGAGACACACTGAATGTGCTGGTGGAGATGAGAGACTATAGGGGGCGACCAAAGGCCTATGGAGGAGACTTCATTCTGGCTCGGATCCACTCTCCCAAACTTCAGGCGTCTGCATCAGGAGATGTCACTGACTTCCGCAATGGCTCCTACCGTGTGCATTTCACCTTGTTCTGGCCTGGGGAGGTGcaggtctctgtgctgctgatccACCCCTCTGAGGCAGTGCAAGTCCTCTGGagaacagcaaaacagaacTACAATAAGGTTGCATACACGGGAACCTTTGTCAATGGGAGCAAAACGGAAAAATCTCTTTGTGGTCTCCGACTGAACACAGATAAACCTCTGTGTGAGTACAAAGATGAGAAGGAAGAAGAATACTTTGCCTGCATCCAGCCACCAACTCTTTCTTGCAGTTCTCTCAACACCATGACCTCCTACAACACCCCAGGACCTTCTCTCACAAAGGAGGAGACCCAGCTTCTGGCCCA GTGGACTTCCTCCTTTTGTCAAACAGGTTCCTTTCTTAATGAAGATGCCATTAACAGCTGTTTGATGGGAAAGAGACTCTACCTCAAGGGTGACTCCACTACACGTCAGTGGATAGAGTATTTGGAAAAGAACTTGAAAG GTCTGACATACATAAAACCAGTTGATCCTTTTTCATCTGAGCTGGCTGTTGATGCCCATAGGAGCATCACTGTTCAGTGGAAAAATCACGGGCATCCCTGGATTACTCATCACAGCAACCAAGTAAATAAGTGTCCGTACATTTCCAGAGGTTTGGACACCTTAGATCTTGGTGGGGACGGGCAGGATATAGTGGTCATTGGAATAGGACAGCACTTCCGGGCCTTCCCTCTGGAGTTCTTCATCCACAGGCTCCTCAATATCCGTCGAGCGATCTTACGACTACAGGCCCGGAgccctcaaacccaggtcttCATCAAGCTGGAGAACAACAGGGAGTTCAGCTCAGTGATTCTGCGTCTGAGTGACTGGTACGGCCACAtgcagaacctggctcagaggaaGGTGTTTGGGGACCTGAAGGTGGGGCTGGTAGATGCCTGGGACATGTCAGTGGCCGCCAACACCTTTGCTATCCACCCTAACAAGATTGTTGTCTCTAACGAAGTGGCTGTCGCACTGTCATACCTCTGTCATGATCTGTAG